From a region of the Triticum aestivum cultivar Chinese Spring chromosome 7D, IWGSC CS RefSeq v2.1, whole genome shotgun sequence genome:
- the LOC123167344 gene encoding abscisic acid receptor PYL3 produces the protein MDGGSSGVGADGIWRPWDEHTVLRPEEMEYVRRFHQHEPGANQCTSFIAKHIKAPLQTVWSVVRRFDKPQVYKRFVENCVMQGNIEPGCVREVTLKSGLPGKWSIERLELLDDNEHILSVKFIDGDHPLKNYSSILTVHHEVIDGHPGALVIESFVVDIPEENTKNEIFYLVGNFLKFNHKLLADVSEGRIDRRALN, from the exons ATGGATGGCGGAAGCAGCGGTGTGGGCGCGGATGGGATCTGGAGGCCATGGGACGAGCACACCGTGCTCCGCCCAGAGGAGATGGAGTACGTGCGGCGGTTCCACCAACACGAGCCAGGCGCCAACCAGTGCACCTCCTTCATCGCCAAGCACATCAAGGCGCCCCTCCAAACC GTTTGGTCAGTTGTGAGGAGGTTTGACAAGCCACAAGTTTACAAGCGTTTTGTGGAAAACTGTGTGATGCAAGGGAACATTGAGCCAGGATGTGTTAGAGAGGTCACTCTCAAAAGTGGGTTGCCTGGTAAATGGAGCATCGAGAGATTGGAGCTGCTCGATGACAATGAGCACATCCTCAGTGTCAAGTTTATTGATGGTGATCATCCGTTGAAG AACTATTCATCTATTTTGACGGTCCACCATGAGGTCATTGATGGTCATCCGGGAGCACTGGTGATTGAGTCATTTGTGGTCGACATCCCAGAGGAGAACACCAAAAATGAGATCTTTTACCTTGTTGGAAACTTTCTCAAGTTTAACCACAAGTTGCTTGCTGATGTGTCAGAGGGACGAATCGATCGCCGTGCACTAAACTAA